The DNA segment GTGATTACCCGGGAACAAGCCACCCTATGCGGCCAAGCGTGGGTCAATGAAGTTTTCCGTCAAATTGACCCCACAGTAAAGGTAAATTGGCAAGTAGCTGACGGTGACCCTGTAACGCCCAACCAGGTACTTTTTGAGCTATCAGGCTCTGCCCGTAGCTTATTAACCGGTGAGCGCGCCGCTCTCAATTTTCTACAACTGATGTCTGGCACTGCTACTATCTGTAAGCATTATGCCGAAAGGGTCGCTGATACCAAGGTCAAATTGTTAGATACCCGCAAAACCATCCCAGGGCTTCGCAATGCCCAGAAGTATGCGGTGACACAAGGTGGGTGCTATAACCATCGTATTGGCCTTTATGATGCATTCTTGATTAAAGAAAACCATATTGCAGCCTGCGGCGGGATTGATAAAGCGATAGCCACCGCTAAACTGCAGGCCCCCGGCAAGCCCGTTGAGGTAGAAGTTGAAAGCCTTGAAGAGTTGCAACAAGCTCTGGATGCAGGGGCCGATATTGTGATGCTGGATAATTTTTCAGAATCCTTGATGAAAGAAGCGGTTGCGCTTAATGGCGGCAAAGCCAAACTGGAAGCCAGTGGTGGCATTACTAGCGAGACACTGTTGATGTACGCAAAAACCGGGGTTGATTATATTTCTATCGGAGTATTAACCAAAGATTGTCGGGCAGTGGATTTATCAATGCGATTTGATAACTGAGAACAGACAGCACCATGAATCTCACACTGATCATGTGCACTCTAGGTAGAACTGAAGAACCTAAACGCCTACTCGACAGCCTCGTCATTCAAACACACAAGGATTTCAAGCTTATTATTGTCGATCAAAATACGGATGGGCGACTAGACAAACTGGTAGCCGATTACTCATCAAGCCTGCCTATTACACACCTACAATCCTCCCCTGGTTTATCCAAAGCAAGAAATGCCGGCCTCAGCTATGCCAATGAAGGTATTATCGCTTTCCCTGACGATGATTGCTGGTACTCTCCAACACTGATCGAACAGGTAAGT comes from the Oceanicoccus sagamiensis genome and includes:
- the nadC gene encoding carboxylating nicotinate-nucleotide diphosphorylase, with amino-acid sequence MKLPEYAAKDLELTVSRALEEDIGDGDITAQLIPAGQTATARVITREQATLCGQAWVNEVFRQIDPTVKVNWQVADGDPVTPNQVLFELSGSARSLLTGERAALNFLQLMSGTATICKHYAERVADTKVKLLDTRKTIPGLRNAQKYAVTQGGCYNHRIGLYDAFLIKENHIAACGGIDKAIATAKLQAPGKPVEVEVESLEELQQALDAGADIVMLDNFSESLMKEAVALNGGKAKLEASGGITSETLLMYAKTGVDYISIGVLTKDCRAVDLSMRFDN